The sequence below is a genomic window from Gossypium hirsutum isolate 1008001.06 chromosome A11, Gossypium_hirsutum_v2.1, whole genome shotgun sequence.
TCAAAATATTTCATTGGATCAGGGAACTGCTAATAATCAGACTGGTTGAATGATCCAAGGAGATGCTAGCGCTGATGGACAGTTAGGTAGATGATGATCTGAGAAAACAATGGTTACGGATGTAATTGAATACAATAAAATCATAAAAGCTTaactttaaattttcaaaaaaaaaagcacAACTCTTTTTTAGCATTTAGAGGAAAAAGTAACATGTTATAGACTCTTTTAACTttaaatattacatataatttcttAATATACCGTTCAATTATTGGTTTTTGTGTTTTggtattttaattctttaaagttTCAATTTCGTCGCTCATGAAAATTGGTTTCTTAAGTCACTTGTACGGGGTGGTGATATGGCATTTGTTagtttgactttgatttttttttcctgcTAGTTGATTTTCTAAACTTCCGTTTCTTGGTTAGAAATGGGTACTCGGAGAAAGTCTCCACAACCGGAGAGTACTTAGAGAGTGACCAGAACTGGAGCagaaaattacataaaaaaacagACTGATCTTCTTCTATGAACTAATCTAAATAAAGGATCAAAAACCATCGACCTCCTTAATCCTATCACAATCCGATTTCCTATAACCAAACCAATATCCTCATTTGCACTAACATGTCAATCCCCATCATCAACAGATTTTACTACCATCGAAACCATCCATTTTACTATCACCAAAACCAACCATCCTTCCCTTTTACTATCACTGAAACCAACCATCCTTATCATTGTTGCATGTCATCCGATGCTTGATGTTTAACATTTTTGAATGAGAACACTAACATGTCAAAGTCTTTAAAAAAAAATGCTTTCGAATGAGATTTTTCTCCGACGGTTCATTCTATTAGTGAATGAATATGATTCATTCAATAAAAGCATGCAATTGACTAGATATCTAAAAGTAAGAATCTGTCTTCATTTCCCTCTCTCAACCAACATTCAATGTTTAAGCCCATGAGTGAAGTCATCTACTCAGACATAAAATACTTACATGAATGCGAGTGGCAGGTTGAGAATCCTTCCTTCGTCTTTAGTCTTTACTTTCGGTTTGAATACCAAAACTATGCGAGGGAAAATGCTAATTAAAATTCTCAAGAGTTACACTTGTATGTACTACATGCATGCATCGTAAACTCAGATCAACAAATTAATCAAAGAGTTGAACACCTAAGTCAAGGTGTCTCGGTCATCATACAATGTATATAGCTACCATCAACTCTCTTTCTAGATGAATACTACAAATCCGAAGGACTCCATGCTATTATAATATCTTTAAGGAAAGAGACTTAAGGTTAGTGTTCAAAGTTTGCTTAGTATGTCGCTTgcacttaaaataaattttatacttttagaaTGTATTTTTTATTCTCGTCACACTAAAATAATtgatgatgaaaataaaatgaattaaaacattttttaattttcatggtGGTTGTGAAGATTAATTGatgatgaatttaaaaaaaaataaagtatttctctttcttttaaaGAAATGGAATGTGAAAGCctttcaaaatatcaaccaaAAAATTACAGTCTTAAAATAAAGATTGAATAAGCTGATGAGATGATAATCGATGAAATTTAGATGATTTATGTTCTCCGGTCCTCTTGGGCACTCCTTTTATTGTCGAGGTTACAACAAATATGCTGCAGGAATGGAAATTACTCACACTTTTTTAATTAagtagaaaattatttaaaaaaatttcatctcATCCACCATTTAACGTAGTGtctattaaaagaataaaatttgataacattaatgggtaaaataaaaagttttggtgTTGGatgacaaaaatataaatatgctaATAGTTGATATATATTTGGTAATACAACAAGCTTGAGAAATTTTACCAAAAACTCTTTGAGCTCACAGATCTTAGGGGCGGCCTTTTCCTCTAAAACATCATCAGCaagtatattttaaaagaatatatgtTCCATTGGAATCTATAAGAAAGcattacatattttaaaaaatcaattgttCCATCATGTGATctacttaattaaaacatatgttTTATTTAACCATTTACTAAAAAAAGATTTCCCCCAATTGCCAATCCAGCCCCCCTAACTATCAAGTCACTTCCATGCAAAATGCTTTTTCAACCCCAAAAGTCAAAAGGTTTCTTTTTCACTGGCATGAAATTCTCATTCTTGCAATATTTAGGAACAATGGTTGTGTCAAGCAAGGAATTATTGATTTGTAAAACTCACCAACCTTAATAAGCAAGCAAAACTTGATTAAAATCTCAACACTTTCTTATCCCCAAACCTCCAGTTCTTTAGGCGAGAAGAAAAATTCCCGTTCTTGCCTCTTTTACGGGTAGTGCGTTGTTATTCcaacaaaattttccaattacCCTCTCTTTATGTCTTCGTTGATAGTGTCTCTTAGACTAAGGAATGGGATGGCCTATATCATTGTGATATAGCCGTTCTACTATGGATTCCCTCTTCCAAGGGTCGAATACAGGTGGAGCTTTCAATATCCCTATGTTTCTACTATGATTTTTGTTTTCAGGATGTTTAAAGGGACGCAGTGATAGAAGGGAGCGGGTGATGCCCCTTTTAGATGTTTCAGGTGACAATAATTGTGGCACCCTACCATGGCTTTGTTTTTTGTCCACTATAGGAAGCGGTGGTTTAAGCGCTGTCCTATGTTGGTGCCGTTGCGACCTTAGAGTGATATCTCATTCTTTTACCTTGAGGTGTGCTACGCTATTTTGTGCCAACAACTCTTGAAATTGTTGCATGATTGGTCGAGTGTTACCTTCCTCTTGAAAGCTGCCATAGTTTCCCTCTTCTGGGTGATCCACTAGGAGATCAAAGGGAAGTGGACGAGAGTGTCCGTCATTCCACTGTTGAGGTAGCAAATATGATGAGTGATAGGCCTCCACCATGTTGGCTTCGTCGCGCTCCTTAAGCTCAAAGTCACTCGACCTTTCCATTCTAGGTGACCATGATTTTCAGCGGATAAAGATAGTTTTTTACCTCATTTTCTCTTTAATTGATGTTAAGGGGTATTTATAGGGGAGAAGGAGATGAATGAGCTTAGGCACCATGATAGTCTGTCAGCTTATGGTGCTATAGGACTTGACGGACCAAATCTGTTGGATGTGATGATTTTTTTTAGGATGCGAATGGGGCGAACTGATCGGTTTCTTAAGGGGTCTCCCAAACATATCTTTTATAGATTGTCTAGGCCTAGGGGATATGATATATTGGCGAGAATGTCAACTTGGGGTCTCTTGGGGAAAGTAGCTAGTGGGGAAGATGTCTCGCGAAATCTTAGGAATCAAGTGTAGTTCCGGCGTAGACTTTTACGTTAATAGATCGTTTTGGTGAAGGGATCTAGATATCTCGTAAAATACAAGatgtaacaaatatattaaatattatttttttatatttcaagattttatataataaattttaaaaggtaATTTCTATTATTTAGTATCAGTACCACGTTCTATAAAAAGAATTAATACATGTTTATAACCCTTTaatgaaacaatttaaaatttgttttggtgaaaaaaaaagaaaaaaggaagagcTTAAATTACACTATAGTATTCTGAAAATGGATCAATTCTCTTAACctatccaaataaaaaaaatctaaactctTTGTTGGGGGGAGTAAAAAATTTGCAACTCCTCTTTATTGACTAAAGCCAACATTGCTAAGTAATCTACGACTTGATTTTACTCTCTAGAAAGGTAACGTAGAATTCATCGACCTTCTTGGGATAAAATGTATTGTATCCTTCTTATCTGAGCAGAATTtgaaggaatagtaaaacttcattGAATCGCTTTAACAACTTCTAAACTATCTAATTGGATAATTACCTTATCGTAGCCTCCACGTCGAACAAGTTTAATGCCCTCCAAAATTCCCCACAGTTTAGCATTAAAAACCGAacattttcttaaatatttattatattcaaaaACTCAATTACTAATCACATCCCGTACTGTTCCCCAGCAGCTGCATTATAGAGTGTAATCGaacaaatttaatgttttaataaagcAATTAAGTATGAAAAACTTACGTGTGCTTTTAAACTACTATTtacttgcaaaaaaaaaaagtattcccAATCAATTATTAAGTGGAAAATACAATGATTATGAACACTTATTTTATGTATGAGTTGGGTAAACATACGTATTTATAAATGAATTGTAAATCTCTCAAGTAGGCCTACTCCAACATAAAACactattttgatattatatattatattgattaaaaaatatatatttttaaatattatatattatattaattaaaaatattaaaaaatcatatataatatatacataatccaaaataataataataaacttttttattgtaaaattctaaaatatataaatttaaaatttaaaaatcaaaataataaataaaaactaaatgatGAAAgtctaaaagaaatataaaacataaaaaacaataattttactaaaaacacGTTTTGATTATTTACAATTGATGTTGTaagattataaaatagaaaatgagaataatttcgtaagaaatttttttttttaacttttcacgCATTAACGTGCACATGCAACAAGAATAGTAGAAAATTTTTATATCCATTTCTTATATAcgatgttaaatatatatatgacttttgttgcataaatatatttaatatttaaaatactcGACGAATACCTCTAAGCAGGGGTGGGTCTAAGAGGGCTGACAAGGGTCTCGAcccctaaaatgattttttttcatttatgttttttataatctataaaatattaaattagtaatagtaaaattacattctatcctttaaaatgaaaaaaaattaatttaatcttttaaaaatttataaagatataggctattaaaatggtgaaattgcatttttgaATTCACCCCTACCCTTATAAGTCGTATTTTTGGATCTGCCATTGTCTCTAAACCAGTAAGAGATTGCAAGGGAAGGGTGACTCCTTAGCTAAGGAGGCTTATGCCCTTTGGTCCACTAATTATGATTAATACAAGTTATTTATAGGCTTATACACTTTGGTTCACTGTTTATGATTAATATAAGTGTATAATCATGATCATGTCTTTGAAAGATTCTACATATATATAATGCTATAAGCATTTTAGAGCTTTTAAAACACCCACGAGCTTGTTCTGAGACTATTGTGCTTTAAACGGCCTCCTTGAGCCTTGTTGCCTCCGTTCACACTTGGAGGGGTCTTTGTCCGCTTTTGGTAGCCATCTTCTACTCTAAGACTAAAAGCTTGTTTTGTGATTgttgttttcataaaataaatatatccaATTGTCAATGAGTCCTTGACATTGTTAACAAAGACTAAAGCTTCGGGTTTTTTGATATTCAGGTTTGTTGGTGCATGAATTATTTTAACTAAGTTGGGGATACAGATAggtgaaaaagaaataaagtagAGTGTCTGGAGAGCATACCCCTAAAGAGAgtatttagaaatatatataaagggGTTTTTCTAAGTCAGATTCCAGGTCATTAGAACAGGTCGaattatgatatatttttattataattctaTAACAAGTTCATGTGTGTAATTACATGTGTGAGTTTTTAAACTCATAATGCACATTATCACATTATTTAAATCAAACTAATTATATGCTTATGATTTAAGTTGTGATTTAGCTCTTAAACCATACTCTTTTTTCACTTCAGAAACTTTTTTCCTTATTATATTATTGGTATCTAAATTATTACGTAGCATTCTCATTAGACACCAATAATTTTTTAGATGAAATGAGACAATTGAGATAAGATAgaattcaagtaccaaaatagaaaaaaatagataCCACACCAACACCATATAAAATATGTTTGACAtggaaaattttaattcaatcaaGATATGAAAAAATTGCACTAACACATAATCCACCAAAGTCGTCTTCAATTAAAATAAGGTGGAAAGTGTCATTAGTCATCCAATTTTCAAATGGATGCACATATTGTCTATCAGTCTATCTAATATACATAAAAAGGTTAAAACCATCTGATTAGGCTTATGATGAACTGAACAAAGTGGAGCAATCTTACATTAAATTCAACTTACATGTAAATTACAGCCTAAAGGCatagattaaaaaagaaaatgcaaAACAACGTTTATTTCAACTTACACCTATCTTCTCAATCATACAAACAGCATAAACCACTTCAAGAAATTCATCAATGGATTCAAAATAACTTCTGGAAAAATGTTTCACAGTGCATGCTATTGGAGAAGAGACAACTGAGTAACACCAACTAGCAACAACCCAAGTCTCAGAACCTTGAACTCTATTCTGCTCGGGACTGGCCAGCTCGAGAAGAGAGGATGATGCCAACGATGAGTCCATACAGAGCCAAAGCCTCCGCAAAAATGAGAATAAGAATCATTCCGACAAAAAGCTTTGGTTGTTGGGCATTGGCTCTGCAAATAAATTCACAGACAAACTAAATCAAACTTCGTGCATTCTCATACTTgccataatttatatatacaagTAACCGAGAGAAAACAACAATGACTATCGGCCATAAATTGGATGCAATACAAGAAAATACCAGAAAGCTATATCCATTGGCAACTATTCCAATGGCTCACAGGTATCATGAGACAAATATTAATGTACATTAGATTGTATCATTGGGAACTATGAGCATCTACTTGGTAAAAGTATGATACTAGGAATCAGATTGTATTTTGCCCCTTTTACTtggaaaatgggcaaattagcctcAGTACATTAGATTAGTTAAAAATTTCCAATCTGACTAATTCTTTTTTCCAATCTggtcctttctattaaaaatttcatctatttctactgttaacaaaaagatcagtttgctctttgatctaagaTATTTGTCCAATTCTTTGAGTAGAGGGGCCAAAATGCAATCGGACTCTTAGTACAAGagcctctatgatacttttaccagcTCTACCCAGATTGGGAaactatataatatttatgtatatacatgtagAAACTTAAGCCCGTACTTCGAAATGCCTTTTGACAATACTTGGGTGCGAGTAGTTGCAAGCCAAATCTAAAAGCTAAAACTTCACCAAAATGACTTCTAAGACTACATTTCTGAAATCGCAGATTTTAGCATGCCCTAAGTTCAATTGCTTTTATTACTAGAATCaggtaaaaaaattttgaattctgCAAACAATATTTCAACTTTAAagagaagaaaagggaaaatagcataataaaaaaaaaggtaattacAATCAGATTAGATAAAATACCTAACGCCAGCATCGCCGACGATTCCAATAGCCATGCCAGCAGAGAGACCAGCTAGGCCACAAGCGAGACCAGAGGAAAGATGAGCATAGCCATCGAAAAGGTAGTAAGATTTGGCCTTTGGGTTAATCCCGGTGCTTATAATAACCGCAATAATCAACCCATAAATACCTAAAACACCAGCCATAACAACGGGGACGATCGATTTCATTACCAGCTCTGGCCTCATCACTCCCATCGACGCCACTCCGACACCGCTCTTGGCCGTTCCGTACGCCGCTCCCATACCTGAAAAAAAAACCGAAAACCAATTGGATACGGATATTAACACCAATCAAAAACGGCAAAACTTTTGGAGTTGGAAAGGGCTCATGTTTTTTACAGGAGAAAACGAGAGCAGCAGCGGCCCCAAGGAAGCCAAAGAACGGAGCAGTTTCATCGCCGCTGAATGTGGACGCCATTTTAGTTTCTCAAGACTTTCACCCACGATTTGAACAACTTTGATCGGTGGATTTCCTCAATAATTAGAGAAGAAAGAGAGACAGAGATGGAAAACGATCTATGAAGCTTCTTAGTGGCCAATGCCCATAGCCATATCATTAACTCAATTAAAAATGTTTATTGGGCCTGTTTTAGAACAAGTTTTTTATGGGCATATTTTAGGCCAAATTTGGGCTCAATTAGGGAACTTTTTCATGGGTTTActccttaaaaaataattaagaagcCCAAAAACTATACTCTAAAATTTCGCATTTTCACACTAGAAAAAAACTCGACTCAAAGAGGCTCATCAATCGTGAAATAATAATAGCAACTAATGTGGACAAAAACAAACCATCAAAGTGTAATCATTTAATTGTGCTATCCAGTGATAGTCCATTTTGGTCTTTTACGATTTGAAATGAGCCTAAAGCTCTGATAGTGGACTTATGGAAAGGTCATCACAACGTCCATAATATTAATTGCCTTcgctttttaattatttcaatgatGGCTCCATTAATTTAAACCAAAAGACCCCTATTACCTTATCTTAACCATTGTCTTTAATCACTTACCATTAAGTTTAATGCACTTGAAACGTGTTAATCAGTTTAAAGACTGTatgtaaatatgtttttttattagaaaaactAAGCTATTTAAATAATCACAACTTGTGTAAATATGTAATCTTGTAAAAACCATGTGTTGTAATCATATTGTATGTgtgagtgtgtgtgtgtgtgtttgggGTATTATCAAAAGCttattaaaatggaaaaataaaaggtACCAACAAAAAGAATCAAACCTTTTcgacaaaggaaaaaaaatgtaatataattATAATGAATCCCAAATTGTAGAATCTAGaagaaaaaagagcaaaaaaggTTTGTCTGCGCAACATGAGCTAAACAGAGAGATCTAAAGAGTCAATTTCCATCGTGTTATAATCGATGCGAATTGGACCCCTCATATGGGGCAACGAATATGTATACAGTGAGGAGCCCAATTCCCCATTGTAAACCACCAGGACCCAGCTCCCTTCCTTGTTATGGCATTATCAATTTGTCGCCCATTCTTTGCCAATCAAAATGGCCCATCTCTACATATTTGAGAGCTCTCCCTGTTGAGAAACGTGGTCTAATGAATGGCCTATCCATTACAGGCGACCAACTAATCAACATCAGACACATATATCCCTTTGTGAAACTGAAAAACTCCTTGTTTTTCCTAAAGCCTGTTTTGTCTCTCTGTGTTACTGTTCTTTCACTGACATATACACATACCTAAAAGGATAAAAAAGTTAAAACCTTCAACACTACTATTCTTTCACAATGATTCTGATATATTAAAAACCCTGGTTTTACTGCAATATTTTGCAAACCATTTGAGAGAAGAAAGTGTTTGTTCGGGTGTTGTTTTCAAATCATTCACATGCTTTTCAATATAAATTAGCCACAGGATACATCCACTACTCTCTATATCACATGATGGTCAATTATCATCTCATAGAATGACATTTtactgataaatttttaaaatatattgtccagaagaatttgtatttttatttctttgtgaATTCGAACGTTATGAAATTAATGCCTACAAAGAGGTGCAATCATGGTGGTAGTCGCTTGAAAGAAGCTTGTTTTTCACACCTTAAGAGTATAAGTGGAAGAGTGTCGAGATATAAGTGTAGGTCATGAGATTGTTTTATATATCTTAAGGTAAGGCAGTGTTCCTtgagaagaaaaaacaaaagggaaaaagaaaataaagaaaaggagtTTGGAGGGTTGTCTATGTCAGGAAAAAAAGGGGTTTAAGATCCTTATAGGACCCCCCAAAGATATACTTTGGCTGGTTACGCTAAATCTTAtcttcacattttattttattttcatatgttaGCCAAGTATTATTTAATATTGCTTATACATCGTTGTGTTAAACTATGAAAAGAAGAGAGATGGGTTTTCGGCTTCACCGCCCCAGCTAGGTGGTGGCTGTGGGTCCACAATGAGGGTTTAATGAGTTCAATGATGCGGTCCGCCGCATGATTGTAGACCCACCGCCGACCCACCACCGTCATACGTGGACAATGCATCCACTTCCTGTCTCCATTGTATCCATGTTCTTGgccataatattatattataccaTTTGTTTAGAAATCATGTCTCAAACAAAGATATGCATCCAAGCATTTGCTTTAGTAATtgatggatatatatatgtataatcttTAACAAGATTTGAGTCttataataacttatatatataaatatgtttgaaGTATACATGTGATCATAGAGTTCAACACTATATTATAGAAAGCTATTTTTAAAGGTGatgatttagattaattaaattaatttgtgcAGTAATTTTTTTTGGTTGATATCAATGTATTTACCATTGGCTTAATTTTCAAAGAGATAAATAACTAGCTACGAAACTCatttagtgaattttctttttgaaagtttATACAAATTGTACAATcaaaatacaaattcaaatataGATTCCAACCCAATAGAATCAAACTATATTATAGCATAAATGAATTAATAACTAGAAAAATCTAGACAAAAGTTGATTAATTCAGACTAAAACTCACACACAGCATTAATGCATAGTAAATTTTTGAAACTCTTACATATAATTGTACATGATAATTTTCGAAATTGAGTAATCAAGACTCCACAAATATTTTTCCAACATAGACTAGTTTTTGATATTAATTTATGCAGTTCAATTATGTTacctttttatagttttgtttcTTCTCACACTAAATTGTGAAAGCGAATTTGAATCGTTGTAAGACTGTAACTCAATTTTTGCACTCAacgtttcttttcctttttctttttcttttttttcgtttTACAAAATTTGTACAAAAGTTTGgcatttttttgaattattcagAGATTTGCATGAAATTATATGGTAAAGAAAAGTAACGTTGTATTGGTCCAAGCCAAAT
It includes:
- the LOC107924462 gene encoding V-type proton ATPase subunit c2, with protein sequence MASTFSGDETAPFFGFLGAAAALVFSCMGAAYGTAKSGVGVASMGVMRPELVMKSIVPVVMAGVLGIYGLIIAVIISTGINPKAKSYYLFDGYAHLSSGLACGLAGLSAGMAIGIVGDAGVRANAQQPKLFVGMILILIFAEALALYGLIVGIILSSRAGQSRAE